In Bacteroidota bacterium, the genomic stretch AAAATTTCAATTTGAAAAACTTCAATTCTATTAAAATGAAAAAAGGATTACTAATTACAGCAAGTGCTTTTATTCTGATTTTTGCATTTTTTTCATGCAGTTTTAATACAAACAAAGAACAGAGCAGTAGTAAAAACAGCAATAATAAAAATGAGACAACTTTATTGGCAAGTACTATTATACCTGACAACAATTTTGAAGTCCCAGACAAAAGCATAGATTTAAGAGCAAACGATACGATTGTTATAATTACTGATATAGATTATAAGCCTAAAAAAATCGTCATTTTCATGACATTTTACGATGATCGTGATACAAATATTGGACAATCAACTTGTATTTGGTTAGAAGGCGATTCTGCCACAACCCAAATGTCAAGTCTTGATTTCTCTTCTACAAGTACGAAGTCGAAAGCATGGATAAAAAAGCTATTACGAAACACAACCAAGGTTGGTTTGTATTATCAGGATAAAAATAATATGCAGTTTTGGAATGTTGAAACTGTAGCCCAAAAAGGTGATTCTCATTATAAAAAGGTAATAATTACTCAAGGCGAAAGGAAAGGTAATCCTTTAATCCCTGCAAGAATAGAATATAATTTTCATGTAGAGTAGTTCTTATATTTCAGATATTTATTTCTAAACTTAATAAAATTAGCGGAAAATATTGGCTCTTGAATAGTCATATTTTCCGCTTTGTTTTCTTAGAGGCACTATTTAGGAGAATTTTCAAATATTTATAGTTCATTTTCAAATATAAAAAAATTATACCTTTGAAAATTGAATTTATTGAAAATGAATAAAGAGTTTTAAATGGGAATTTTAGAATTAACAAATCAATCTAATATAATGAAAACTATAAATTTAAGTAAAAAGATTTTTACTATCATCCTTTTTTCGCTAATAATTTTTAGTTGTAAAAAAGACGAAGACCAAGGACCTCCACCACCAATTTACATAATTGAAAGTGACACAAGCGGAACCCTTGGCGAATTGATTGTTCATGTCTATTACAGTCATGGATTGTTTAATCCGACAGTTTCGGTAGCTCCGTCATACACACAAGTGAATTTGTATCCATCGATAGAAGCTTATGCTATGTTGTTGCCAATGTATCAGACATATACTTATTTGTCTGACGAAGTATATTTTGGTTTTTTGAGTCCGGGCACCTATGTAGTTGAGGCACTAAATGATATCAATGGTAGCGAATATTATGGTTCGGCTACCGCAGTTATTATTGGTGGCATTTTGTTTCAACAAACAATCACGATGGAAAAAGTTCAAATCTAATATTTTGGACAATAGAGTAAAGGGGGCTTCTAAAAATAGTGAATTTCAAGGCGTAAGAAATTTGCATTTATAGAAGTCCCCTAAATATAAATTATTGTAATAACACAGATACAGTTTTCGAAAAATGAATTTTGATTTAATAGTAATAGGAAGTGGTCCGGGAGGATATGTTGCAGCAATAAGAGCATCGCAACTTGGAATGAATGTAGCCGTTGTAGAACGTGCTGAGCTTGGCGGAATTTGCCTAAATTGGGGTTGTATTCCTACAAAAGCTTTGCTGAAAAGTGCACAGGTTTATAAAAATATTATTGATGCACAAAACTACGGTATTGAGATAAATGGCGATATTTCTCCAAATTTCTCCAAAATAGTTGAAAGAAGTCGTTTGGTGGCTGAGGGGATGAGCAAAGGAATTCAATTTCTTTTCAAAAAAAACAAGATTGAACATCTAAAAGGAATTGGCAAAATTGTTGAAAAAGGACTTGTAGAAGTAACAAATAGTGAAGGAAACAAAACAAATTTTTCGGCAAAAAACATAATTCTTGCCACAGGAGCGCGTTCGCGTCAGCTTCCAAATTTGCAGCAAAATGGGAAAAGCATAATTGGTTATCGCGAAGCACTCTGTTTGCCAAAACTTCCAAAATCGTTGATTGTAGTGGGTTCAGGAGCTATAGGTAGCGAATTTGCGTTTTTCTATTCGAGTCTCGGCACTAAAGTAACTTTAGTTGAATTTCTGCCAAATATTGTGCCTTTCGAAGACGAAGAAGTTTCTAAAAACTTGGGAAGGTCTTTCAAGAAATCAAAAATTAAAGTTATGACAAAATCAACTGTTCAGTCGGTCGAAATTGTTGATGACATTTGCAAAGTTTCTATCGAAACGAAAAAAGGCATTGAGATTCACGAAGCAGAAATTGTTCTTTCGGCAGTTGGGATTAGCCCAAATATCGAAAATATT encodes the following:
- the lpdA gene encoding dihydrolipoyl dehydrogenase, with product MNFDLIVIGSGPGGYVAAIRASQLGMNVAVVERAELGGICLNWGCIPTKALLKSAQVYKNIIDAQNYGIEINGDISPNFSKIVERSRLVAEGMSKGIQFLFKKNKIEHLKGIGKIVEKGLVEVTNSEGNKTNFSAKNIILATGARSRQLPNLQQNGKSIIGYREALCLPKLPKSLIVVGSGAIGSEFAFFYSSLGTKVTLVEFLPNIVPFEDEEVSKNLGRSFKKSKIKVMTKSTVQSVEIVDDICKVSIETKKGIEIHEAEIVLSAVGISPNIENIGIEELDIKLENSKIKVDDFYQTNVEGIYAIGDIVHGQALAHVASAEGITCVEKIAGLDVEPIDYYNIPACTYTSPEVASVGLTEKMAIEKGYETKIGKFPFTASGKANAIGSRDGFVKLIFDAKTNQLLGGHMIGANVTEMISGLMLAKKMKMTAHEIIKSVHPHPTLSEAIMEAAAAAYDEVIHL